In a genomic window of Candidatus Binataceae bacterium:
- the rho gene encoding transcription termination factor Rho, whose product MNLKALKGSKITELAQLARDFSVDNATNLRKQEMIFAILQAQAARNGSILGEGVLEILPDGFGFLRAPDYNYLPGPDDIYISPSQIRKFNLRTGDIVSGLIRPPKEGERYFALLKVESINFEDPEKARDKILFDNLTPLYPQERIKLEYDHEDLTTRIIDLVAPIGKGQRGLVVAAPFTGKTMMLQAIAKAISHNHPEVVLIVLLVDERPEEVTDMLRSVQGEVVSSTFDEPATRHVQVAEMVIEKARRLVEHGRDVVILLDSITRLARAYNTVVPPSGKILSGGVDSNALHKPKKFFGAARNTEDGGSLTIIATALVDTGSRMDEVIFEEFKGTGNQQVSLDRRLLEKRIFPTIDMQRSTTRKEELLLPRSTLNRVWILRKLLSQLNAVEAMEFLIDKMQGTKTNEEFLESMNA is encoded by the coding sequence CTGAACCTGAAGGCTCTCAAGGGATCCAAGATCACCGAATTGGCGCAGTTGGCGCGCGATTTCAGCGTCGACAATGCGACCAACCTGCGCAAGCAGGAGATGATCTTTGCGATCCTGCAGGCGCAGGCCGCGCGCAACGGCTCGATCCTCGGTGAAGGTGTGCTGGAAATCCTGCCCGACGGGTTCGGCTTCCTGCGCGCACCCGACTACAACTACCTGCCGGGGCCCGACGACATCTACATCTCCCCGAGCCAGATCCGCAAATTCAACCTGCGCACGGGAGATATCGTCTCCGGCCTGATCCGGCCGCCCAAGGAGGGCGAGCGGTATTTTGCGCTGCTCAAGGTCGAATCGATCAACTTCGAGGACCCGGAAAAAGCGCGCGACAAGATCCTGTTCGACAACCTGACGCCCCTCTATCCACAGGAGCGGATCAAGCTCGAATACGATCACGAAGACCTGACCACCCGCATCATCGACCTGGTCGCGCCGATCGGCAAAGGCCAGCGCGGACTGGTGGTGGCAGCGCCGTTTACCGGCAAGACGATGATGCTGCAGGCGATCGCCAAGGCGATCTCACATAATCATCCCGAAGTCGTGCTGATCGTGCTGTTGGTCGACGAGCGCCCCGAGGAAGTGACCGACATGTTGCGCTCGGTGCAGGGCGAGGTGGTGAGCTCCACTTTCGATGAGCCCGCGACCCGGCACGTGCAGGTGGCAGAGATGGTGATCGAGAAGGCGCGGCGACTGGTCGAACATGGGCGCGATGTCGTAATTCTGCTCGATTCGATCACGCGCCTGGCGCGCGCCTACAACACGGTGGTCCCGCCTTCCGGAAAAATTCTCTCCGGCGGCGTCGACTCCAACGCGCTGCATAAGCCCAAGAAGTTTTTCGGCGCGGCGCGCAACACCGAAGACGGCGGTAGCCTCACGATCATCGCGACCGCGCTGGTCGATACCGGCAGCCGGATGGACGAGGTGATCTTCGAGGAATTCAAGGGCACCGGTAACCAGCAAGTGTCGTTAGATCGCCGTCTGCTCGAGAAACGTATCTTTCCGACCATCGACATGCAGCGCTCGACCACCCGCAAGGAAGAGCTGCTGCTCCCACGCAGCACGCTCAACCGGGTCTGGATCCTCCGCAAGCTCCTGTCGCAGCTTAACGCGGTCGAAGCCATGGAATTTCTCATCGACAAGATGCAAGGCACCAAGACCAACGAGGAATTCCTGGAATCGATGAACGCCTGA
- the rpsB gene encoding 30S ribosomal protein S2: MTEISMKQLLEAGVHFGHQTSRWNPKMKQYIFGARNGIYIIDLQQTVKMFRDTYDFVRDLAAQGGTIMLVGTKKQAQDIVKDEAERCGMFYVNNRWLGGMLTNFQTIRASIERLKKLEEIMADPEMIRALTKKEMSENEHEHRKLMATLAGIKNMRKLPDALWVIDTKKEDIAVAEANRLGIPVAAVVDTNCDPDLISYRIPGNDDAIRAIKLFTAAVADAVLEGKQLAEERQKGQDDGGPVGGGGGDRSGPAESPSAV; encoded by the coding sequence ATGACCGAAATCAGCATGAAGCAGCTCCTCGAGGCTGGGGTCCATTTCGGCCACCAGACGAGCCGCTGGAATCCGAAGATGAAGCAATACATCTTCGGCGCGCGCAACGGAATTTACATTATCGACCTTCAGCAGACGGTTAAGATGTTCCGCGACACCTACGACTTCGTGCGCGACCTGGCCGCACAGGGCGGAACCATCATGCTGGTCGGTACCAAGAAGCAGGCCCAGGATATCGTGAAAGATGAAGCCGAACGCTGCGGGATGTTTTACGTGAACAACCGCTGGCTGGGCGGCATGCTCACCAACTTCCAGACCATCCGCGCTTCGATCGAACGGCTCAAAAAGCTTGAGGAGATCATGGCCGATCCGGAAATGATCCGCGCGCTCACCAAGAAGGAAATGAGCGAAAACGAGCACGAGCATCGCAAGCTGATGGCGACCCTGGCCGGAATCAAGAACATGCGCAAGCTTCCGGACGCGCTGTGGGTAATCGATACCAAGAAGGAAGATATCGCCGTGGCAGAGGCGAACCGGCTGGGAATTCCGGTCGCGGCGGTGGTCGACACCAACTGTGATCCCGACCTCATTTCGTATCGCATTCCCGGCAACGATGACGCAATTCGGGCGATCAAGCTGTTCACGGCGGCGGTTGCCGATGCGGTGCTGGAAGGCAAGCAGCTCGCCGAGGAACGGCAGAAGGGCCAGGACGATGGCGGTCCGGTCGGCGGTGGAGGCGGGGATCGGAGCGGACCTGCTGAATCGCCGAGCGCGGTCTGA
- the tsf gene encoding translation elongation factor Ts, producing the protein MEIDAKVVKDLREKTGAGVMDCKKALAESSGNPEKAALWLREKGIASAAKRSSRIASEGTVGSYVHAGGKLGVLVEVNCETDFAAKGPDFQALVKEIAMQIAATNPRCIRREELAAEIIEQERQIYAQQSAGKPANVIGKIVDGKLDKFYKEVCLLEQSWVRDPNRTITDLIGEYTAKIGEKLDVRRFSRFQLGEGIDQKGVA; encoded by the coding sequence ATGGAAATAGACGCGAAAGTGGTTAAGGATCTGCGCGAGAAGACCGGTGCAGGGGTGATGGATTGCAAGAAGGCCCTCGCCGAGAGCAGCGGAAATCCGGAAAAAGCTGCGCTCTGGTTGCGCGAGAAGGGAATCGCTTCGGCGGCCAAGCGCTCCAGTCGCATCGCCTCGGAAGGCACGGTTGGTTCCTACGTTCATGCGGGCGGAAAATTGGGGGTGCTGGTGGAAGTGAATTGCGAGACCGACTTTGCCGCCAAGGGCCCGGATTTCCAGGCCTTGGTGAAGGAAATCGCCATGCAGATTGCGGCGACCAACCCGCGCTGCATACGCCGCGAGGAGCTGGCTGCGGAGATTATCGAGCAGGAGCGCCAGATCTACGCGCAGCAGTCGGCGGGCAAGCCCGCGAACGTGATCGGCAAGATCGTCGACGGCAAGCTGGACAAGTTCTACAAGGAAGTCTGTCTGCTGGAACAAAGCTGGGTGCGCGACCCGAATCGGACCATTACCGACCTGATCGGCGAGTACACCGCGAAGATTGGTGAAAAGCTCGACGTGCGGCGCTTCTCGCGCTTTCAGTTGGGCGAAGGTATCGACCAGAAGGGCGTGGCCTAG